In Streptomyces sp. 840.1, one DNA window encodes the following:
- a CDS encoding metal-dependent hydrolase → MSNTQPAAVASERIALKARRVSFAWDRTPLHWVPGDPFTTHTINVLHLLLPAGERWFIHVYRQVLPYIHDERLREDVIGFIGQEAMHSQAHDDVLPHLRELGLDPTPYTAQVDWLFEKLLGDRTLPPGRARKWWLMERVATIAAIEHYTAFLGDWVLNAEELDRRGADPTMLDLLRWHGAEEVEHRSVAFDVFMHVDGGYRRRVRTWATAFSALAFLWQRGARFFMENDPSLLDGKASFGQFYRSGRRGTLPSTPSMLRSIPRYLSRGYHPSQEGSTAQAVDYLNRSPAAVAAEARTTEAG, encoded by the coding sequence ATGTCTAACACGCAGCCAGCGGCGGTCGCGTCCGAGCGGATCGCACTCAAGGCCCGCCGGGTCTCCTTCGCCTGGGACCGGACGCCCCTGCACTGGGTACCGGGCGATCCGTTCACCACGCACACCATCAACGTCCTCCATCTGCTGCTACCGGCCGGGGAACGCTGGTTCATCCACGTCTACCGCCAGGTGCTGCCGTACATACACGACGAGCGGCTGCGCGAGGACGTCATCGGGTTCATCGGCCAGGAGGCGATGCACTCCCAGGCCCATGACGACGTACTCCCGCACCTGAGGGAGCTGGGCCTCGACCCGACCCCGTACACGGCCCAGGTCGACTGGCTCTTCGAGAAGCTGCTCGGGGACCGCACGCTGCCGCCGGGCCGGGCGCGCAAGTGGTGGCTGATGGAACGGGTGGCGACGATAGCCGCCATCGAGCACTACACCGCCTTCCTCGGTGACTGGGTCCTGAACGCCGAGGAGCTGGACCGGCGCGGTGCCGACCCCACCATGCTGGACCTGCTGCGCTGGCACGGCGCGGAGGAGGTCGAACACCGGTCGGTCGCCTTCGACGTGTTCATGCATGTCGACGGCGGATACCGGCGGCGGGTGCGGACCTGGGCGACGGCGTTCTCCGCACTGGCCTTCCTCTGGCAGCGCGGCGCCCGCTTCTTCATGGAGAACGACCCCAGCCTGCTGGACGGCAAGGCCTCGTTCGGGCAGTTCTACCGCAGCGGCAGGCGCGGCACCCTGCCCAGCACACCCTCGATGCTGCGGTCCATACCGCGCTACCTGAGCCGCGGCTACCACCCCTCGCAGGAGGGCAGTACGGCCCAGGCCGTGGACTACCTCAACCGCTCGCCCGCCGCGGTCGCGGCCGAGGCCCGTACGACGGAAGCCGGCTGA